One window of the Gambusia affinis linkage group LG01, SWU_Gaff_1.0, whole genome shotgun sequence genome contains the following:
- the ctdsp2 gene encoding carboxy-terminal domain RNA polymerase II polypeptide A small phosphatase 2 codes for MESSVITQVQKEDVQVSPKAGQVSRSALKQPRSCSIFKALFCCLKVQDGPKPPQPPLPPPSQHALLESQENGTVVKPSEVSLLPELKAEDQGKVCVVIDLDETLVHSSFKPISNADFIVPVEIEGTTHQVYVLKRPYVDEFLRRMGEMFECVLFTASLAKYADPVTDLLDQGGVFRTRLFRESCVFHQGCYVKDLSRLGRDLNRTLILDNSPASYIFHPNNAIPVVSWFDDADDAELLNLLPVFEELSKADNVYTRLDQLREQ; via the exons GCCAGGTGAGCCGCTCTGCCCTGAAACAGCCTCGGAGTTGCAGCATCTTCAAAGCCCTCTTCTGTTGCCTCAAAGTCCAAGATGGGCCCAAACCACCTCAGCCGCCACTGCCGCCGCCTTCCCAGCATGCCCTGCTGGAGTCACAGGAAAATGGGACGGTTGTCAAG CCATCAGAAGTCAGCCTCCTGCCTGAGCTGAAGGCTGAGGACCAGGGGAAGGTCTGCGTGGTCATAGACCTCGATGAGACCCTGGTGCACAGCTCCTTCAAG CCAATTAGCAATGCAGACTTCATCGTGCCGGTGGAGATAGAGGGGACCACACACCAG GTGTATGTCCTGAAGAGGCCGTACGTGGATGAGTTCCTGCGGAGAATGGGAGAAATGTTTGAATGTGTGCTGTTTACAGCCAGTCTTGCTAAG TATGCGGACCCAGTGACGGACCTGCTGGATCAGGGCGGCGTGTTTCGGACTCGGCTGTTCCGTGAATCCTGCGTGTTCCACCAGGGCTGCTACGTGAAAGACCTGAGCCGCCTGGGGAGGGACCTGAACAGGACCCTCATCCTGGATAATTCCCCTGCCTCATACATCTTCCACCCTAATAATGCT ATTCCCGTGGTGTCATGGTTTGACGACGCGGACGACGCCGAGCTGCTCAACCTGCTGCCCGTGTTCGAGGAGCTCAGTAAGGCCGACAACGTCTACACCCGGCTGGACCAGCTCCGGGAGCAGTAG
- the tegt gene encoding probable Bax inhibitor 1 isoform X3 → MNVFDRNINIDALFKFSQISHSTQVHLKNVYSSLAVCMFVAAAGSYVHVVTRLLQGGVLSVIGSLAMMFWLAMTPHNPETEKKRLGILAGFAFLTGVGLGPTLDFVIAVNPSIIMTAFLGTSVIFVCFTLSALYAKRRSYLFLGGTLMSGLSILFLMSLMNIFFGSLMLFKVHMYLGLFIMCGFVLFDTQLIIEKAENGDKDYVWHCVDLFLDFITIFRKLMIILALNDKDKKKEKK, encoded by the exons ATGAACGTGTTTGACCGCAACATCAACATTGATGCCCTCTTCAAGTTCTCCCAAAT ATCTCACTCCACCCAGGTGCACCTGAAGAATGTGTACTCCAGCTTGGCTGTCTGTATGTTTGTGGCCGCAGCCGGCTCATATGTTCACGTGGTCACCCGCCTTTTGCAG GGCGGCGTGTTGTCTGTGATCGGCTCGTTGGCCATGATGTTCTGGCTCGCCATGACACCCCACAACCCTgagacagagaagaagagacTGGGAATCCTTGCTGGATTTGCCTTCCTTACAg GCGTCGGCCTTGGCCCCACACTGGACTTTGTCATCGCGGTCAACCCGAG CATCATCATGACGGCCTTCCTGGGAACCTCAGTGATTTTCGTCTGCTTCACTCTGAGCGCGCTCTATGCGAAGCGCAGGAGCTACCTGTTCCTGGGAG GCACTCTGATGTCCGGCCTGtccatcctcttcctcatgTCTCTGATGAACATCTTCTTCGGGTCTCTGATGTTGTTCAAG GTGCACATGTACCTCGGTCTGTTCATCATGTGCGGCTTCGTCCTCTTTGACACTCAGCTCATCATCGAAAAGGCAGAGAACGGCGACAAGGACTACGTGTG GCACTGTGTGGACTTGTTCCTGGATTTTATCACAATCTTCAGAAAGTTGATGATCATCTTGGCCCTGAATGATAAG gacaagaagaaggaaaagaagtAA
- the tegt gene encoding probable Bax inhibitor 1 isoform X1, whose amino-acid sequence MNVFDRNINIDALFKFSQISHSTQVHLKNVYSSLAVCMFVAAAGSYVHVVTRLLQGGVLSVIGSLAMMFWLAMTPHNPETEKKRLGILAGFAFLTGVGLGPTLDFVIAVNPSIIMTAFLGTSVIFVCFTLSALYAKRRSYLFLGGTLMSGLSILFLMSLMNIFFGSLMLFKVHMYLGLFIMCGFVLFDTQLIIEKAENGDKDYVWHCVDLFLDFITIFRKLMIILALNDKRKRGSAVISQPTSDV is encoded by the exons ATGAACGTGTTTGACCGCAACATCAACATTGATGCCCTCTTCAAGTTCTCCCAAAT ATCTCACTCCACCCAGGTGCACCTGAAGAATGTGTACTCCAGCTTGGCTGTCTGTATGTTTGTGGCCGCAGCCGGCTCATATGTTCACGTGGTCACCCGCCTTTTGCAG GGCGGCGTGTTGTCTGTGATCGGCTCGTTGGCCATGATGTTCTGGCTCGCCATGACACCCCACAACCCTgagacagagaagaagagacTGGGAATCCTTGCTGGATTTGCCTTCCTTACAg GCGTCGGCCTTGGCCCCACACTGGACTTTGTCATCGCGGTCAACCCGAG CATCATCATGACGGCCTTCCTGGGAACCTCAGTGATTTTCGTCTGCTTCACTCTGAGCGCGCTCTATGCGAAGCGCAGGAGCTACCTGTTCCTGGGAG GCACTCTGATGTCCGGCCTGtccatcctcttcctcatgTCTCTGATGAACATCTTCTTCGGGTCTCTGATGTTGTTCAAG GTGCACATGTACCTCGGTCTGTTCATCATGTGCGGCTTCGTCCTCTTTGACACTCAGCTCATCATCGAAAAGGCAGAGAACGGCGACAAGGACTACGTGTG GCACTGTGTGGACTTGTTCCTGGATTTTATCACAATCTTCAGAAAGTTGATGATCATCTTGGCCCTGAATGATAAG agaaagagagggagtgCAGTGATTTCACAACCTACCTCTGATGTGTAG
- the tegt gene encoding probable Bax inhibitor 1 isoform X2: MNVFDRNINIDALFKFSQISHSTQVHLKNVYSSLAVCMFVAAAGSYVHVVTRLLQGGVLSVIGSLAMMFWLAMTPHNPETEKKRLGILAGFAFLTGVGLGPTLDFVIAVNPSIIMTAFLGTSVIFVCFTLSALYAKRRSYLFLGGTLMSGLSILFLMSLMNIFFGSLMLFKVHMYLGLFIMCGFVLFDTQLIIEKAENGDKDYVWHCVDLFLDFITIFRKLMIILALNDKVQKLQKRYSVLR, encoded by the exons ATGAACGTGTTTGACCGCAACATCAACATTGATGCCCTCTTCAAGTTCTCCCAAAT ATCTCACTCCACCCAGGTGCACCTGAAGAATGTGTACTCCAGCTTGGCTGTCTGTATGTTTGTGGCCGCAGCCGGCTCATATGTTCACGTGGTCACCCGCCTTTTGCAG GGCGGCGTGTTGTCTGTGATCGGCTCGTTGGCCATGATGTTCTGGCTCGCCATGACACCCCACAACCCTgagacagagaagaagagacTGGGAATCCTTGCTGGATTTGCCTTCCTTACAg GCGTCGGCCTTGGCCCCACACTGGACTTTGTCATCGCGGTCAACCCGAG CATCATCATGACGGCCTTCCTGGGAACCTCAGTGATTTTCGTCTGCTTCACTCTGAGCGCGCTCTATGCGAAGCGCAGGAGCTACCTGTTCCTGGGAG GCACTCTGATGTCCGGCCTGtccatcctcttcctcatgTCTCTGATGAACATCTTCTTCGGGTCTCTGATGTTGTTCAAG GTGCACATGTACCTCGGTCTGTTCATCATGTGCGGCTTCGTCCTCTTTGACACTCAGCTCATCATCGAAAAGGCAGAGAACGGCGACAAGGACTACGTGTG GCACTGTGTGGACTTGTTCCTGGATTTTATCACAATCTTCAGAAAGTTGATGATCATCTTGGCCCTGAATGATAAGGTACAGAAACTCCAGAAACGTTACTCCGTCCTGCGTTAG